In the genome of Streptomyces globosus, one region contains:
- the tal gene encoding transaldolase yields MTDALKRLSDEGVAIWLDDLSRKRITSGNLAELIDESHVVGVTTNPSIFQKAISSGDGYEQQLADLAARKVTVDEAIRMITTADVRDAADILRPVFDRTDGQDGRVSIEVDPRLAHNTAATIAEAKQLAWLVDRPNTLIKIPATKAGLPAITEVIGRGISVNVTLIFSLERYREVMDAYVAGLEKARSAGLDLSEIHSVASFFVSRVDTEIDKRLDGVNTDEAKALKGKSALANARLAYEAYEEVFSSDRWAALERLGANKQRPLWASTGVKDPAYKDTLYVDDLVAPNTVNTMPEATLEAAADHGQVTGDTVRGTYDESRRVLAAVAELGISYDDVVQLLEDEGVEKFEASWNDLLKSTEAELERLAPTEA; encoded by the coding sequence ATGACAGACGCACTCAAGCGCCTCTCCGACGAGGGCGTGGCGATCTGGCTGGACGACCTGTCCCGCAAGCGCATCACGTCGGGCAACCTGGCCGAGCTGATCGACGAGTCGCACGTCGTCGGCGTCACCACGAACCCGTCGATCTTCCAGAAGGCGATCAGCAGCGGCGACGGCTACGAGCAGCAGCTCGCCGACCTCGCAGCCCGCAAGGTCACCGTCGACGAGGCCATCCGCATGATCACCACGGCGGACGTCCGCGACGCCGCCGACATCCTGCGGCCGGTCTTCGACCGGACCGACGGCCAGGACGGCCGCGTCTCGATCGAGGTCGACCCGCGGCTGGCCCACAACACGGCGGCGACCATCGCCGAGGCCAAGCAGCTCGCCTGGCTGGTGGACCGCCCGAACACGCTGATCAAGATCCCCGCGACCAAGGCCGGCCTGCCGGCGATCACCGAGGTCATCGGCCGGGGCATCAGCGTCAACGTCACGCTGATCTTCTCGCTGGAGCGCTACCGCGAGGTCATGGACGCCTACGTGGCGGGCCTGGAGAAGGCCCGGTCCGCGGGCCTGGACCTCTCCGAGATCCACTCGGTCGCGTCGTTCTTCGTCTCCCGCGTGGACACCGAGATCGACAAGCGCCTGGACGGCGTCAACACCGACGAGGCCAAGGCCCTGAAGGGCAAGTCGGCCCTCGCCAACGCCCGCCTGGCCTACGAGGCGTACGAGGAGGTCTTCTCCTCCGACCGCTGGGCCGCCCTGGAGCGCCTGGGCGCCAACAAGCAGCGCCCGCTGTGGGCCTCGACCGGCGTCAAGGACCCGGCGTACAAGGACACCCTGTACGTGGACGACCTGGTCGCCCCGAACACGGTCAACACGATGCCGGAGGCCACCCTGGAGGCGGCCGCCGACCACGGCCAGGTGACCGGCGACACCGTCCGCGGCACCTACGACGAGTCCCGCCGGGTGCTCGCCGCGGTCGCGGAGCTCGGCATCTCGTACGACGATGTGGTTCAGCTGCTGGAGGACGAGGGCGTCGAGAAGTTCGAGGCGTCCTGGAACGACCTGCTGAAGTCCACCGAGGCGGAGCTGGAGCGCCTCGCTCCCACGGAGGCCTGA
- the pgi gene encoding glucose-6-phosphate isomerase: MNAEGRARLNRTPEWLALGKHREELGQTHLRQLFEEDPDRGTAYTLRVGDLHIDYSKHLVTDETLTLLRELAAATGVAELREAMFRGEKINTTEGRAVLHTALRAPAGTVVEVDGEDVVPGVHAVLDKMASFSERVRSGEWTGFTGQPLTNIVNIGIGGSDLGPAMACEALRPFTDRGLTVRFVSNVDGADLHEAVRDLDPERTLFIVASKTFTTIETITNAESARAWLLDGLGGDEAAVARHFVALSTNAEKVTGFGIDPANMFEFWDWVGGRYSFDSAIGLSLMIAIGPDRFRELLSGFRLMDEHFRTAPPEENAPLLLGLLGIWYGAFHDAQSHAVLPYSHYLSRFTAYLQQLDMESNGKSVDREGRPVDWQTGPVVWGTPGTNGQHAYYQLIHQGTKVIPADFIGFARPVAELPPRLAAQHDLLMANFFAQTQALAFGKTADEVRAEGVAEELVPHKTFRGNHPTTTVLATELTPSVIGQLIALYEHKVFVQGAVWNIDSFDQWGVELGKVLAKRVEPALAEGADVPGLDASTRNLVAVYRSLRGRS, from the coding sequence ATGAACGCAGAAGGCCGGGCAAGGCTCAACCGGACCCCCGAGTGGCTTGCCCTCGGCAAGCACCGGGAAGAGCTGGGGCAGACGCATCTGCGGCAGCTGTTCGAGGAGGATCCCGACCGCGGCACGGCGTACACGCTGCGCGTCGGCGACCTCCACATCGACTACTCCAAGCACCTCGTCACCGACGAGACGCTCACGCTGCTGCGCGAACTGGCCGCCGCCACCGGCGTCGCCGAACTGCGCGAGGCCATGTTCCGCGGCGAGAAGATCAACACCACCGAGGGCCGCGCGGTCCTGCACACCGCGCTGCGCGCCCCCGCCGGCACGGTCGTCGAGGTCGACGGCGAGGACGTCGTCCCGGGCGTACACGCCGTCCTCGACAAGATGGCCTCCTTCAGCGAGCGGGTCCGCTCCGGGGAGTGGACCGGCTTCACCGGACAGCCCCTCACCAACATCGTCAACATCGGCATCGGCGGATCCGACCTCGGACCGGCGATGGCCTGCGAGGCGCTGCGCCCCTTCACCGACCGCGGCCTGACGGTGCGGTTCGTCTCCAACGTCGACGGCGCCGACCTGCACGAGGCCGTCCGCGACCTCGACCCGGAGCGGACCCTGTTCATCGTCGCGTCCAAGACGTTCACGACGATCGAGACCATCACCAACGCCGAATCGGCCCGCGCCTGGCTGCTGGACGGCCTCGGCGGCGACGAGGCCGCCGTCGCCCGGCACTTCGTCGCGCTCTCCACCAACGCGGAGAAGGTGACGGGCTTCGGCATCGATCCGGCCAACATGTTCGAGTTCTGGGACTGGGTCGGCGGCCGCTACTCCTTCGACTCCGCGATCGGCCTCTCGCTGATGATCGCGATCGGCCCGGACCGCTTCCGCGAACTCCTCTCCGGCTTCCGGCTGATGGACGAGCACTTCCGCACGGCGCCCCCGGAGGAGAACGCCCCGCTGCTCCTCGGCCTCCTCGGCATCTGGTACGGCGCCTTCCACGATGCCCAGTCGCACGCCGTCCTGCCCTACAGCCACTACCTGTCGCGGTTCACCGCCTACCTCCAGCAGCTCGACATGGAGTCCAACGGCAAGTCCGTGGACCGCGAGGGCCGACCCGTCGACTGGCAGACGGGCCCCGTGGTCTGGGGCACGCCGGGCACCAACGGCCAGCACGCCTACTACCAGCTGATCCACCAGGGCACCAAGGTGATCCCGGCCGACTTCATCGGCTTCGCCCGCCCGGTCGCCGAACTGCCGCCCCGGCTCGCGGCCCAGCACGACCTGCTGATGGCCAACTTCTTCGCCCAGACGCAGGCGCTGGCGTTCGGCAAGACCGCCGACGAGGTCCGCGCCGAGGGCGTCGCCGAGGAGCTCGTCCCCCACAAGACCTTCCGCGGCAACCACCCCACGACCACGGTCCTGGCCACCGAGCTGACCCCGTCCGTGATCGGCCAGCTGATCGCGCTGTACGAGCACAAGGTCTTCGTCCAGGGCGCCGTGTGGAACATCGACTCCTTCGACCAGTGGGGCGTGGAGCTCGGCAAGGTGCTCGCCAAGCGGGTGGAGCCGGCGCTGGCCGAGGGCGCCGACGTGCCCGGGCTCGACGCGTCGACCCGGAACCTCGTCGCGGTCTACCGCTCGCTGCGCGGCCGCTCCTGA
- the zwf gene encoding glucose-6-phosphate dehydrogenase, with amino-acid sequence MSVNGANPLRDAQDRRLPRIAGPSGLVIFGVTGDLSRKKLMPAVYDLANRGLLPPGFSLIGFARREWEHEDFAQEVYEAVKQHSRTPFREEVWQQLVQGCRFVQGDFDDDQAFETLKATIEELDKQQGTGGNFAFYLSVPPKWFPKVVQQLKDHGLAQKEGSWRRAVIEKPFGHDLKSAEELNKVVHEVFPRDEVFRIDHYLGKETVQNILALRFANTMFEPIWNRSYVDHVQITMAEDIGIGGRAGYYDGIGAARDVIQNHLLQLLALTAMEEPGSFHPKALVAEKLKVLSAVQIPEDLGKHTVRGQYTSAWQGGEKVVGYLEEDGIDPKSKTDTYAAIRLEINNRRWAGVPFYLRTGKRLGRRVTEIAVVFKRAPYLPFESGATEELGQNALVIRVQPDEGVTVRFGSKVPGTSMEVRDVTMDFAYGESFTESSPEAYERLILDVLLGDANLFPRHQEVELSWNILDPIEEYWDRHGRPAQYTAGTWGPIEADEMLARDGRSWRRP; translated from the coding sequence TTGTCTGTAAACGGAGCGAACCCGCTTCGTGACGCACAGGACCGGCGGCTCCCGCGTATCGCGGGGCCGTCCGGCCTGGTCATTTTCGGCGTTACGGGTGACCTGTCGCGCAAGAAGCTGATGCCTGCCGTCTACGACCTGGCCAACCGCGGCCTGCTCCCGCCGGGCTTCTCCCTCATCGGCTTCGCCCGCCGCGAGTGGGAGCACGAGGACTTCGCCCAGGAGGTGTACGAGGCCGTCAAGCAGCACTCGCGCACCCCCTTCCGGGAGGAGGTCTGGCAGCAGCTGGTGCAGGGCTGCCGCTTCGTCCAGGGCGACTTCGACGACGACCAGGCGTTCGAGACGCTGAAGGCGACGATCGAGGAGCTCGACAAGCAGCAGGGGACGGGCGGGAACTTCGCCTTCTACCTGTCGGTGCCGCCGAAGTGGTTCCCCAAGGTGGTCCAGCAGCTCAAGGACCACGGGCTCGCCCAGAAGGAGGGCTCCTGGCGGCGCGCCGTCATCGAGAAGCCCTTCGGGCACGACCTGAAGAGCGCCGAGGAGCTCAACAAGGTCGTCCACGAGGTGTTCCCGCGGGACGAGGTCTTCCGCATCGACCACTACCTGGGCAAGGAGACCGTCCAGAACATCCTGGCGCTCCGCTTCGCGAACACGATGTTCGAGCCGATCTGGAACCGGTCCTACGTGGACCACGTGCAGATCACCATGGCCGAGGACATCGGCATCGGCGGCCGGGCCGGGTACTACGACGGCATCGGCGCCGCCCGCGACGTCATCCAGAACCACCTGCTCCAGCTGCTCGCGCTGACGGCGATGGAGGAGCCGGGCTCCTTCCACCCCAAGGCGCTGGTGGCGGAGAAGCTGAAGGTGCTCAGCGCCGTCCAGATCCCCGAGGACCTGGGCAAGCACACCGTGCGCGGCCAGTACACCTCGGCGTGGCAGGGCGGCGAGAAGGTCGTCGGCTACCTCGAAGAGGACGGCATCGACCCGAAGTCCAAGACGGACACGTACGCGGCGATCCGCCTGGAGATCAACAACCGCCGCTGGGCGGGCGTGCCGTTCTACCTGCGGACGGGCAAGCGCCTGGGCCGCCGGGTGACAGAGATCGCGGTGGTCTTCAAGCGGGCTCCGTACCTGCCGTTCGAGTCGGGCGCGACCGAGGAGCTGGGGCAGAACGCCCTGGTCATCCGGGTCCAGCCGGACGAGGGCGTCACGGTCCGCTTCGGCTCCAAGGTCCCGGGCACCTCGATGGAGGTCCGGGACGTCACGATGGACTTCGCGTACGGCGAGTCCTTCACGGAGTCGAGCCCCGAGGCGTACGAGCGCCTCATCCTGGACGTCCTGCTGGGCGACGCGAACCTCTTCCCGCGCCACCAGGAGGTCGAGCTGTCCTGGAACATCCTCGACCCGATCGAGGAGTACTGGGACCGGCACGGCAGGCCCGCGCAGTACACGGCGGGGACCTGGGGGCCGATCGAGGCGGACGAGATGCTCGCACGAGACGGACGGAGCTGGCGCCGGCCATGA
- the opcA gene encoding glucose-6-phosphate dehydrogenase assembly protein OpcA, translated as MKIDLTETTSSKINAALVQARRDIGTPAIGMVLTLVIVTDEENAYDALKSANDASHEHPSRIIVVIKRVSRSARSRRDARLDAEIRVGADAGTGETVVLRLHGELVHHADSVVLPLLLPDAPVVVWWPEGAPSDLAGSALGALGQRRISDTYACEDPIGALAERAQTYAPGDTDLSWTRITPWRSMLAAALDQQAFEVVSATVEGEDENPSCELLAMWLADRLKVPVERTLSSGPGLTAVRLETKEGEILLGRADGSLATLCMPGQPDRSVALKRRETAELLAEELRRLDPDNTYESALKFGVAKLRAAQDSPAPAAPAAAAQAAEGDGAGDGGEAAAPAGKAAAKPASKAAARKASAKQ; from the coding sequence ATGAAGATCGACCTCACGGAGACCACCTCCAGCAAGATCAACGCCGCGCTGGTGCAGGCCCGCCGCGACATCGGCACGCCGGCCATCGGCATGGTCCTCACGCTGGTGATCGTGACCGACGAGGAGAACGCGTACGACGCGCTGAAGTCGGCGAACGACGCGTCCCACGAGCACCCCTCGCGGATCATCGTCGTGATCAAGCGGGTCAGCCGCTCGGCCCGCAGCCGCCGCGACGCCCGCCTCGACGCGGAGATCCGGGTCGGCGCGGACGCGGGCACCGGCGAGACGGTCGTGCTCCGCCTCCACGGCGAGCTCGTCCACCACGCCGACTCGGTCGTCCTCCCCCTGCTGCTGCCGGACGCGCCGGTCGTCGTCTGGTGGCCCGAGGGCGCCCCCTCGGACCTGGCGGGCAGTGCGCTGGGCGCGCTCGGGCAGCGCCGCATCAGCGACACGTACGCCTGCGAGGACCCGATAGGGGCGCTCGCGGAGCGGGCGCAGACGTACGCGCCCGGGGACACGGACCTGTCCTGGACCCGGATCACGCCGTGGCGCTCCATGCTGGCGGCGGCCCTGGACCAGCAGGCCTTCGAGGTGGTCTCGGCGACCGTCGAGGGCGAGGACGAGAATCCGTCCTGCGAGCTGCTGGCCATGTGGCTGGCGGACCGTCTGAAGGTGCCCGTCGAGCGCACGCTGTCGTCGGGCCCCGGCCTGACGGCGGTCCGCCTGGAGACGAAGGAGGGCGAGATCCTCCTGGGCCGCGCGGACGGCTCGCTGGCCACGCTGTGCATGCCGGGCCAGCCCGACCGAAGCGTGGCGCTCAAGCGCCGCGAGACGGCCGAACTGCTGGCGGAGGAGCTGCGCCGGCTGGACCCGGACAACACGTACGAGTCCGCGCTGAAGTTCGGCGTGGCGAAGCTGCGGGCGGCGCAGGACTCCCCTGCCCCGGCCGCGCCCGCCGCGGCCGCCCAGGCGGCGGAGGGCGACGGCGCCGGGGACGGCGGCGAAGCGGCCGCCCCCGCCGGCAAGGCCGCCGCGAAGCCCGCCTCCAAGGCGGCCGCCAGGAAGGCCTCGGCCAAGCAGTGA
- the pgl gene encoding 6-phosphogluconolactonase gives MTTPQVVVHRDKELMAQAAAARLITKIVDAQAARGSASVVLTGGRNGNGLLAALAAAPARDAVDWARIDLWWGDERFVPADDPERNHVQAREALLDAVPVDPARVHAMPASDGPYGDDADAAAAAYAEELRQAAGPEDHGPVPRFDVLMLGVGPDTHVASLFPEHPAARETERTVVGVHGAPKPPPTRVSLTLPAIRAAREVWLLAAGEDKAGAVAIALGGAGGVQAPAAAAYGRSRTLWLLDRAAAAKLPAGLYPPV, from the coding sequence ATGACGACTCCCCAGGTCGTCGTCCACCGGGACAAGGAGCTGATGGCCCAGGCCGCGGCCGCCCGGCTCATCACGAAGATCGTGGACGCGCAGGCGGCCCGGGGCAGCGCCTCGGTGGTCCTGACCGGCGGCCGCAACGGCAACGGGCTGCTCGCCGCGCTGGCGGCGGCCCCGGCCCGGGACGCGGTCGACTGGGCCCGGATCGACCTGTGGTGGGGCGACGAGCGCTTCGTCCCGGCGGACGACCCCGAGCGCAACCACGTCCAGGCGCGCGAGGCGCTGCTGGACGCCGTGCCCGTGGACCCGGCGCGGGTGCACGCGATGCCGGCGTCGGACGGCCCGTACGGGGACGACGCGGACGCCGCGGCCGCGGCCTACGCGGAGGAGCTGCGGCAGGCCGCCGGCCCGGAGGACCACGGCCCGGTGCCCCGCTTCGACGTGCTGATGCTGGGCGTGGGCCCGGACACGCATGTGGCGTCGCTGTTCCCGGAGCACCCGGCGGCCCGGGAGACCGAGCGGACGGTCGTCGGCGTGCACGGCGCCCCGAAGCCCCCGCCGACCCGGGTCTCGCTGACCCTGCCGGCGATCCGGGCGGCCCGCGAGGTGTGGCTGCTCGCGGCGGGCGAGGACAAGGCCGGGGCCGTCGCCATCGCGCTGGGCGGCGCAGGCGGAGTACAGGCCCCGGCGGCGGCCGCGTACGGGCGCTCGCGCACCCTGTGGCTCCTCGACCGGGCGGCCGCGGCGAAGCTCCCGGCGGGCCTCTACCCGCCGGTGTGA